From one Rhopalosiphum padi isolate XX-2018 chromosome 2, ASM2088224v1, whole genome shotgun sequence genomic stretch:
- the LOC132919277 gene encoding uncharacterized protein LOC132919277 has protein sequence MKLQNLLCLALWSILSVLGAKFEAFYPREAYGVSNGASRSPHGHGSFYKFRNPALVDAKNSPAYGYRFDGKRRFNFD, from the exons ATGAAG TTACAGAATCTATTATGTTTAGCTTTATGGAGCATACTCTCTGTATTAGGGGCAAAATTTGAAGCTTTTTATCCAAGAGAAGCATATGGTGTGAGCAATGGAGCGTCTAGATCACCTCACGGCCATGGATCATTCTACAAGTTCAGAAACCCGGCTCTTGTTGATGCTAAAAATTCTCCTGCTTATGGATATAGATTTGACGGGAAAAGGCGTTTCAATTTTGACTAA
- the LOC132919275 gene encoding cytosolic Fe-S cluster assembly factor Nubp1 homolog: MDPNIPNHCPGTDSSSAGQVSACQGCPNQNICASGVTQLPDPALEVLKQRLSSVKYKILVLSGKGGVGKSTFTSLLARVLAKENEQKNIGVLDVDICGPSLPLVFGVQDENIHQSGSGWSPVFVEENLSVMSVGFLLESKDDAVIWRGPKKNAMIKQFLTEVDWGDTLDYLIVDTPPGTSDEHLSLVQFLKSTDNFSAVVVTTPQEVSLLDVRKELDFARKVGLPILGVVENMSAFVCPKCKVTSEIFPKNTGGAAQMSHEMGVPFLGSVPLDPSLGRCCDEGVNFIQKHAGSPTIMAVKNIVENLTMNLQSI; encoded by the exons ATGGATCCTAACATTCCAAATC atTGCCCAGGCACAGATAGCTCATCTGCCGGTCAAGTATCTGCATGCCAAGGATGtccaaatcaaaatatttgtgcATCTGGTGTTACTCAACTTCCTGATCCAG CTCTAGAAGTATTAAAACAACGACTGTCTTCAGTGAAGTATAAAATACTAGTACTTTCTGGTAAAGGTGGAGTGGGTAAAAGTACATTCACATCATTATTAGCTAGAGTATTAGCTAAggaaaatgaacaaaaaaat attggAGTGTTAGATGTTGATATTTGTGGGCCATCACTACCTCTTGTGTTTGGAGTTCAAGATGAAAAT atACATCAAAGTGGATCAGGGTGGTCTCCTGTG tttgttgAAGAAAATTTATCAGTTATGTCTGTTGGATTTTTGCTAGAAAGTAAGGATGACGCTGTAATTTGGAGAGGTCCAAAGAAAAATG ctatgatcaaacaatttttaaccGAAGTTGATTGGGGTGACACATTGGACTATTTGATTGTTGATACTCCGCCAGGAACTTCTGATGAACACCTCTCATTAGTCCAATTCCTTAAATCAACTGATAACTTTTCTGCAGTTGTCGTAACTACTCCTCAAGAAGTGTCTTTGTTAGATGTCCGTAAAGAATTGGATTTTGCCAGAAAAGTTGGATTACCTATATTGGGTGTTGTCGAAAATATGTCTGCTTTTGTTTGTCCCAAATGTAAAGTTACATCTGAAATATTCCCAAAAAATACTGGTGGTGCTGCTCAGATGTCACATGAAATGGGTGTTCCATTCCTCGGATCAGTTCCATTAGATCCTTCGTTAGGACGATGTTGTGATGAAGGTGTCAACTTTATTCAAAAACATGCCGGATCACCAACAATTATggctgttaaaaatattgttgaaa atttAACAATGAATTTGCAATCAATATGA
- the LOC132922442 gene encoding ras-related and estrogen-regulated growth inhibitor isoform X2, whose amino-acid sequence MVDSEPILFEILDTCPKNDEELPLNDVYNWADALVLVFAITDRRSFNYVRRVKQTMLDAFEMPVALVANKADMVHLRQVSTEEGEILAKDFECCFTEVAAAEQVGQIAEVFLEVCREVLSVRRKNKQSLLDRMLGGKTAVVKAYARGKSDSALPKE is encoded by the exons ATGGTGGACAGCGAACCGATTCTTTTCGAGATACTAGACACTTGTCCAAAG aatgacGAAGAGTTACCTTTAAACGATGTTTACAACTGGGCGGACGCGCTTGTGCTAGTATTCGCAATAACAGACAGACGATCGTTCAATTACGTCCGGCGTGTAAAACAAACAATGTTAGACGCTTTTGAAATGCCCGTGGCGCTGGTGGCCAACAAGGCTGACATGGTTCATCTCAGACAAGTCAGCACGGAAGaag GTGAAATTTTGGCGAAAGATTTCGAATGTTGTTTCACCGAGGTGGCGGCCGCCGAACAAGTGGGACAAATCGCCGAGGTGTTCCTTGAAGTGTGCAGAGAGGTGTTGAGTGTTCGGCGGAAAAACAAACAATCGTTGCTGGACCGAATGTTAGGTGGTAAGACGGCTGTTGTAAAGGCGTACGCCCGAGGTAAAAGCGACAGCGCTTTgccaaaagaataa
- the LOC132919276 gene encoding palmitoyltransferase ZDHHC3, whose protein sequence is MDDNDQVIFYPNQGVDPHNRCCGGSMWCIQDICGIICAIFTWLLILYAEFVVTFVTLLPCPYPIFQCVNMVIFQIFAFLAMASHLRTMFTDPGAVPKGNATKEMIQNLGLREGQVIYKCPKCCCIKPSRAHHCSVCQRCIRKMDHHCPWVNNCVGEKNQKFFVLFTLYIAAMSMHALYLCVSQFVWCLHSEWKQCSWYTPPATVVFLIFLGFEALLFAIFTMVMFATQLQAICSDETGIEQLKKEEARWMKKSKWKSLQAVFGRVSITWLSPFSQPAPKIKVDNYLQV, encoded by the exons ATGGACGACAATGATCAAGTGATTTTTTACCCAAACCAAGGAGTAGATCCGCACAACCGATGTTGCGGTGGTTCCATGTGGTGTATTCAG GACATATGCGGTATTATATGCGCTATATTCACGTGGCTGTTGATACTGTATGCTGAGTTTGTAGTTACTTTTGTCACACTACTACCATGCCCATATCCAATTTTTCAGTGTGTCAACATGGTGATATTCCAAATCTTTGCTTTCCTTGCGATGGCTTCTCATCTTCGCACAATGTTTACAGATCCG GGTGCAGTGCCAAAAGGAAATGCTACAAAAGAAATGATACAAAATTTAGGTTTACGTGAGGGTcaagtaatatataaatgtccAAAATGCTGTTGTATTAAACCTTCAAGAGCCCATCACTGTTCAGTTTGCCAAag atGTATTAGAAAAATGGACCATCATTGCCCATGGGTTAACAATTGTGTTGGagaaaaaaatcagaaattttttgtattatttacg CTTTACATTGCTGCTATGTCAATGCATGCATTATACTTGTGTGTAAGCCAATTTGTTTGGTGTCTACATTCCGAATGGAAGCAATGTTCTTGGTATACACCTCCCGCAACAGtagtttttttgatatttttaggttTTGAAGCATTACTATTTGCAATTTTTACCATGGTAATGTTTGCCACTCAACTACAAGCCATATGCTCTGATGAAACG GGtattgaacaattaaaaaaagaagaagcTCGATGGATGAAAAAATCTAAATGGAAAAGTTTACAAGCTGTATTTGGTAGGGTTTCCATAACTTGGCTATCACCTTTTTCACAACCAGCTCCTAAGATCAAAGTAGATAATTATCTACAGGTCTAG
- the LOC132919274 gene encoding uncharacterized protein LOC132919274, translated as MDVQSTELKCSLCKSEVYDYCPEFVEQLKTKYGHLKDFQLFYINFKKNPDSVCDLCPTCRINTWRDKYTNCPQVRPHARTTNAPKKNWSNIILIIITFLAFVLGSYWQTLNIYYNTEYLTDLSEAQLKSTMELLENQLPLLEQQQSILKKLNGAFSRLRKPGEPIIFMLLHDDANKKTTDCLASHASISAKKYIFKNSSKSLWIDGSEWTSYTDLNQDHLLYEKLATSLEKNEVLVFENLQDLPWSLAKTLHHLCDTENPKFAKAMYILELKVMDNLKQLSDGEKIVMAERAMNKVWQNAPKEYREALISRLTSYVDTVLWESDQPCNRESFIRISP; from the exons ATGGATGTACAAAGTACTGAGCTAAAA TGTTCCTTGTGTAAATCCGAAGTATATGATTATTGTCCAGAGTTTGTTGAGCAATTGAAGACAAAATATGGCCACTTAAaagattttcaattattttatattaacttcaAAAAAAATCCAGATTCAGTTTGTGACCTGTGTCCAACATGTAGAATCAACACATGGCgtgataaatatacaaattgtc ctcAAGTGAGACCACATGCCCGGACCACGAATGCTCCAAAAAAAAACTGGTCTAACATCATCCTGATCATTATAACGTTTTTAGCATTTGTGCTTGGGTCATATTGGCaaacactaaatatatattataacactgaATATTTGACCGATTTGAGTGAAGCTCAATTAAAGTCCACAATGGAATTATTAGAGAATCAATTACCATTGTTAGAGCAGCAGCAGagcatattaaaaaaactaaatggtGCTTTTTCACGGCTTCGAAAGCCAGGTGAACCAATTATTTTCATGCTGTTACATGATGATGCAAACAAAAAGACTACTGACTGTTTAGCATCGCATGCAAGCATTTCggccaaaaaatatatattcaaaaactcTTCAAAAAGCTTGTGGATTGATGGGTCAGAATGGACTAGTTATACGGACTTAAATCAAGATCACTTGCTGTACGAAAAG TTGGCTACGTCACTTGAGAAAAACGAAGTGCTGGTGTTTGAAAACTTGCAAGATTTACCGTGGTCGTTGGCTAAGACGCTGCACCACCTATGTGACACTGAAAATCCAAAATTTGCAAAAGCCATGTACATACTGGAACTTAAGGTAATGGATAATCTGAAACAGCTGTCTGACGGTGAAAAAATAGTAATGGCTGAGCGGGCCATGAACAAGGTATGGCAAAACGCGCCAAAAGAGTACAGAGAGGCTCTGATTTCCCGGCTCACATCATACGTGGACACAGTACTGTGGGAATCAGACCAGCCATGTAATAGAGAATCTTTCATCAGGATATCACCCTGA